A window of the Isosphaera pallida ATCC 43644 genome harbors these coding sequences:
- a CDS encoding HAD family hydrolase: protein MSNANESVPPRPFDASASSLTGSAAVDPQAPRVIGRDDHDWPLFDPAPAAVLLDVDGTLLPNTTTFLFARMLRRRGFIKRSILLRALYHGLQHHFGQLDYAKLVEFACSNLTAIPDGQLRAMAEENFELQVKPRLFLGVVDHVRWLRDQGAAVAMVSSSPEVVLRPLADHLGCNDLLTTPVRVENGRFLGLGDGPPCYGAGKLHWAQVWAKSRGIRLDHAAAYADNWSDRPLLEAVGVAAVVHPRCRLRQLARERGWLILRPRVAASRSRAH, encoded by the coding sequence ATGAGCAACGCCAACGAATCGGTCCCCCCGCGCCCGTTCGATGCTTCGGCCTCCTCCCTAACCGGCTCTGCCGCCGTCGATCCCCAAGCGCCTCGGGTGATCGGTCGAGACGACCACGACTGGCCACTCTTTGATCCCGCCCCAGCAGCCGTGCTGCTCGATGTGGACGGCACCCTACTGCCCAACACCACCACATTCCTGTTCGCTCGGATGCTGCGGCGTCGGGGGTTCATCAAGCGTTCGATTCTGCTGCGTGCGCTGTATCACGGCCTGCAACACCATTTCGGTCAGCTGGACTACGCCAAACTCGTCGAGTTCGCCTGCTCCAACCTCACGGCGATCCCCGACGGCCAGTTGCGGGCGATGGCGGAAGAGAACTTCGAACTCCAGGTCAAACCACGGTTGTTCCTCGGAGTGGTGGACCATGTGCGATGGTTGCGCGACCAGGGCGCAGCGGTGGCGATGGTCTCCTCGTCGCCAGAAGTGGTGTTGCGTCCGCTCGCCGACCACCTCGGTTGCAACGACCTGCTAACCACGCCGGTTCGAGTCGAAAACGGCCGCTTCCTCGGCCTAGGCGACGGCCCACCCTGCTACGGTGCCGGCAAACTGCACTGGGCTCAAGTCTGGGCCAAATCGCGCGGCATTCGCCTCGACCACGCCGCAGCCTACGCCGACAACTGGAGCGACCGACCCTTGCTAGAGGCGGTCGGGGTCGCCGCGGTCGTCCACCCCCGCTGCCGTCTCCGCCAATTGGCCCGCGAACGCGGATGGCTCATCCTCCGCCCCCGAGTCGCCGCAAGTCGAAGTCGAGCCCATTGA
- a CDS encoding carbohydrate kinase family protein translates to MSRPSPTVVCAGVVVADHLSPPISHLPRAGELVACDDLVLAIGGCASNAAAALAKLGVHAAVLGKVGDDVFGRFVAETLRAQGVDDRLLAIDRSRATSQTLIVNVKGEDRRFIHCFGANQGLTVGDLAAAFDSLWAEGASPSVFYLGGYLILPGVDPTDLAAFLHDLRGRGITTLLDVATPGPADYLSKLTPVLPEVDVFLPNTDEAKLILGESDPIRQAQAFRDLGTRRVVVTMGEAGAVALSDHLRAKLGVFPVEFVDGTGGGDAFDAGYIAGLLDGLDEVGCLTFASALGASCVRAVGTTAGLFNRKQLQTFIQDHTLPIERLA, encoded by the coding sequence ATGAGCCGCCCCTCGCCCACCGTGGTTTGCGCCGGGGTGGTCGTGGCCGACCACCTCAGCCCCCCCATTTCTCACCTGCCTCGGGCCGGTGAGCTGGTGGCTTGCGACGATCTGGTGCTGGCAATCGGCGGTTGCGCTTCTAACGCTGCCGCGGCGCTGGCCAAGCTTGGGGTCCACGCGGCGGTGCTGGGCAAGGTGGGGGACGACGTGTTTGGTCGCTTTGTGGCCGAGACCCTGCGCGCCCAAGGGGTGGACGACCGTTTGCTAGCGATCGACCGGTCGCGGGCCACCAGCCAGACCCTCATCGTCAACGTCAAAGGCGAGGATCGGCGGTTCATTCACTGTTTCGGGGCCAACCAGGGACTCACCGTCGGCGACCTCGCCGCGGCGTTCGACTCGCTCTGGGCTGAGGGGGCCTCCCCCTCGGTTTTCTACCTTGGGGGCTACCTGATCCTTCCTGGCGTTGACCCGACCGACCTCGCCGCCTTCCTGCATGACCTGAGAGGCCGGGGAATCACCACTTTGCTCGATGTCGCCACGCCGGGGCCGGCCGACTATCTGTCCAAGCTGACTCCGGTGCTGCCCGAGGTGGACGTGTTCCTGCCCAATACTGATGAAGCGAAGCTGATCCTTGGAGAAAGCGATCCAATCCGCCAGGCCCAGGCGTTCCGCGACCTGGGAACGCGGCGAGTAGTCGTGACGATGGGCGAGGCCGGCGCGGTGGCGCTGTCGGATCACCTGCGCGCCAAGCTCGGAGTCTTTCCGGTCGAGTTCGTGGACGGTACCGGCGGGGGCGACGCCTTTGACGCCGGTTACATCGCTGGGTTGCTTGACGGCTTGGACGAGGTGGGCTGCCTGACCTTCGCTAGCGCTCTGGGAGCCAGCTGCGTCCGAGCGGTCGGGACCACCGCCGGACTGTTTAACCGGAAGCAACTCCAAACCTTCATTCAAGACCATACGCTTCCAATCGAACGATTGGCTTGA